A genomic segment from Streptomyces antibioticus encodes:
- a CDS encoding antibiotic biosynthesis monooxygenase family protein: MAEESGPFRVLLTVRVKAGMAADFEKVWAQGSAEVTAQPANLGHALARSALEDDVYYVVSDWTDREAFLEFESSPGHVRHREKLHPYREGGSLAMMQVLEGVR; encoded by the coding sequence ATGGCCGAGGAGAGCGGGCCGTTCCGGGTGCTGCTGACCGTGCGGGTCAAGGCGGGCATGGCGGCCGACTTCGAGAAGGTCTGGGCGCAGGGCAGCGCGGAGGTCACCGCCCAGCCCGCCAACCTGGGGCACGCGCTCGCCCGCAGCGCCCTGGAGGACGACGTCTACTACGTGGTCAGCGACTGGACCGACCGCGAGGCGTTCCTGGAGTTCGAGAGCAGCCCCGGGCATGTGCGCCACCGGGAGAAGCTGCACCCGTACCGTGAGGGCGGCTCCCTGGCGATGATGCAGGTCCTGGAGGGCGTCCGATGA
- a CDS encoding MarR family winged helix-turn-helix transcriptional regulator translates to MSAANTSEDAETTTEHPPARPEVLTAVERALIRIRRRQSRRTLARPVVQGMSEPVDLSTLAVVDAVDEGTGEGNKDVTVGFVADRLAIDPSRASRIVADAVRTGFVRRVASQEDGRRSCLELTAAGQDAVAAAHRTRQDFYATVLENWDPAEQEEFARLLTKFVHALDDAAGG, encoded by the coding sequence GTGAGCGCTGCGAACACCTCCGAGGACGCGGAGACGACGACGGAACACCCGCCCGCCCGGCCCGAGGTGCTGACGGCCGTGGAAAGGGCACTGATCCGCATTCGCCGGCGGCAGTCCCGGCGCACCCTGGCGCGACCGGTCGTGCAGGGCATGTCCGAGCCGGTCGACCTCAGCACCCTGGCGGTGGTCGACGCGGTCGACGAGGGCACCGGCGAGGGCAACAAGGACGTGACCGTGGGATTCGTCGCGGACCGCCTCGCCATCGACCCGTCCCGGGCCAGCCGGATCGTCGCCGACGCGGTCCGCACCGGATTCGTGCGCCGCGTCGCCTCCCAGGAGGACGGACGCCGTAGCTGCCTGGAGCTCACGGCGGCCGGCCAGGACGCGGTGGCGGCCGCCCACCGCACCCGCCAGGACTTCTACGCCACCGTCCTGGAGAACTGGGACCCGGCCGAACAGGAGGAGTTCGCGCGGCTGCTCACCAAGTTCGTGCACGCGCTGGACGACGCGGCGGGCGGCTGA
- a CDS encoding MDR family MFS transporter: MTEAGPARARGVAAGDPASPSLPPRFPLLLAALLLTSMMSMIDQSITATAGPSLTGELGALDLYAWTSTAYMLTFSVSMPIYGKLGDLFGRRAVYLSAIVIFLIGSSACGAAGSMEQLIAFRALQGLGGGGLQVSAFSVLGDLMPPRQRAKYQGWFAGVMVIANLAGPLAGGVLTDQLGWRWIFYVNLPLGLLALVGIRALLPATPRSGARPRIDHLGTVLLAGLIACLVLGTDRAGREGWGDPVVLLLAAGAVLLAVVWLRHERSAPEPVVPLGLFRDRTFTICVVVAFAVSFAFFGCVTFVPLLFQAVQGVSATDTGLLFLPAMIGMAVATVVAGQIIAKTGRYKWFPVVSTALAATAAALMATTTEDTGTAVVAALLAVMGVGVGLSSQVTTLVAQSTAPRAQIGVSTSTVGLARNLGTAFGVTVFGSILNARLAAVAPDRLPPTTADSITTGTWDPSKTATVPPRTLSEIAAVYSDALSTVFLSAVPVLLAAFLLALLLKDARLEKPGGPGGPGGPGGPGGPGGPGGPGGPGGPGGPGGPGGSVGSSGLEGPGDPGKAGGADG; this comes from the coding sequence ATGACCGAAGCCGGCCCGGCGCGTGCTCGGGGGGTGGCCGCGGGAGATCCGGCCTCACCCTCGCTGCCACCCCGCTTTCCGCTGCTGCTCGCCGCGTTGCTGCTGACGAGCATGATGTCGATGATCGACCAGTCGATCACCGCGACCGCGGGGCCGAGCCTGACAGGCGAGCTGGGTGCTCTGGATCTGTACGCCTGGACCTCCACGGCCTATATGCTCACCTTTAGCGTGTCCATGCCGATCTACGGGAAGTTGGGCGATCTCTTCGGCCGGCGGGCGGTCTATCTCTCGGCGATCGTGATCTTCCTGATCGGATCGTCGGCCTGCGGCGCCGCCGGATCGATGGAGCAGCTCATCGCCTTCCGCGCGCTCCAGGGACTCGGCGGCGGCGGTCTCCAGGTCAGCGCCTTCTCCGTCCTCGGCGACCTGATGCCGCCCCGGCAACGCGCCAAGTACCAGGGCTGGTTCGCCGGAGTCATGGTCATCGCCAACCTCGCGGGCCCGCTCGCCGGCGGTGTCCTGACCGACCAGCTCGGCTGGCGCTGGATCTTCTACGTCAACCTGCCGCTCGGCCTGCTCGCCCTCGTCGGCATCCGCGCCCTCCTCCCGGCCACCCCGCGCTCCGGTGCCCGGCCGCGCATCGACCACCTGGGCACCGTCCTGCTCGCCGGCCTCATCGCCTGCCTCGTCCTCGGCACGGACCGGGCCGGCCGCGAGGGCTGGGGGGATCCTGTGGTGCTCCTCCTGGCCGCCGGTGCCGTCCTGCTGGCCGTCGTGTGGCTGCGCCACGAGCGTTCCGCGCCGGAGCCCGTGGTCCCCCTCGGACTGTTCCGCGACCGCACCTTCACCATCTGCGTGGTGGTCGCGTTCGCCGTCAGCTTCGCCTTCTTCGGCTGTGTCACCTTCGTGCCGCTGCTGTTCCAGGCCGTCCAGGGAGTCAGCGCGACCGACACCGGTCTGCTCTTCCTGCCCGCGATGATCGGCATGGCCGTCGCCACCGTCGTGGCCGGACAGATCATCGCGAAGACCGGGCGCTACAAGTGGTTCCCCGTGGTGAGCACCGCCCTGGCCGCGACGGCCGCCGCGCTGATGGCGACGACCACCGAGGACACCGGCACCGCCGTCGTGGCCGCGCTGCTCGCCGTGATGGGCGTGGGCGTCGGCCTCTCCTCCCAGGTCACCACGCTCGTCGCCCAGTCCACGGCGCCTCGCGCCCAGATCGGCGTCAGCACCTCCACGGTCGGCCTGGCCCGCAACCTCGGCACGGCCTTCGGCGTGACGGTCTTCGGCTCCATCCTCAACGCCCGGCTGGCCGCGGTGGCCCCCGACCGCCTCCCACCCACCACCGCCGACAGCATCACCACCGGCACCTGGGACCCGTCGAAAACGGCCACCGTCCCCCCGCGCACACTGAGCGAGATCGCCGCCGTATACAGCGACGCCCTCTCCACGGTGTTCCTGTCGGCCGTGCCGGTCCTACTGGCGGCATTCCTGCTGGCCTTGCTGCTGAAGGACGCGCGACTGGAGAAGCCGGGTGGGCCTGGCGGCCCCGGAGGCCCGGGCGGCCCCGGCGGTCCGGGCGGCCCCGGGGGTCCCGGCGGTCCAGGTGGCCCCGGGGGGCCTGGCGGGCCTGGCGGGTCTGTGGGGTCTTCCGGGCTTGAGGGTCCGGGTGACCCGGGCAAGGCTGGCGGCGCGGACGGCTGA
- a CDS encoding SDR family NAD(P)-dependent oxidoreductase: protein MELRLVGRNALVTGGSRGIGRAIVLALARAGATVVTCYRQEGEAVDSLARELKEIGGDHVLVRADVGTAEGVERLLEETRRRFDTLDVLVNNAGVISQIPFAKLPFEEWERVLTTNLTGPFMVISKALPLLREGSSVINIGSRGAVAGIPLRGHYTASKAGLVGLTRSLCKELGGKGIRFNVVAPGVIDTAEPDELTDEQRAAYNERYLRMMALGRFGRPEEIAGAVLFLASDLSTYVNGETLHVDGGV from the coding sequence ATGGAACTTCGACTGGTCGGCAGGAACGCACTGGTCACGGGTGGCAGCCGGGGGATCGGGCGCGCCATCGTCCTGGCCCTGGCCAGGGCTGGCGCCACGGTGGTGACCTGCTACCGGCAGGAGGGCGAGGCCGTCGACAGCCTGGCCCGCGAGCTGAAGGAGATCGGCGGTGACCATGTGCTGGTGCGCGCGGACGTCGGCACCGCCGAGGGAGTGGAACGGCTCCTGGAGGAGACCCGCCGCCGGTTCGACACACTGGACGTCCTCGTCAACAACGCGGGCGTGATCAGCCAGATCCCGTTCGCGAAGCTGCCGTTCGAGGAGTGGGAGCGGGTGCTGACCACCAACCTCACCGGCCCGTTCATGGTCATCAGCAAGGCGCTGCCGCTGCTGCGCGAGGGCTCCTCCGTCATCAACATCGGCTCCCGGGGCGCCGTCGCCGGCATACCCCTGCGCGGCCACTACACCGCGTCCAAGGCCGGACTCGTGGGCCTCACCCGCTCGCTGTGCAAGGAACTCGGCGGCAAGGGCATCCGGTTCAACGTGGTCGCGCCCGGCGTCATCGACACCGCCGAACCCGACGAGCTGACCGACGAGCAGCGGGCCGCGTACAACGAGCGCTATCTGCGCATGATGGCCCTGGGCCGCTTCGGCCGCCCGGAGGAGATCGCCGGCGCCGTGCTGTTCCTGGCCAGCGACCTGTCCACGTACGTCAACGGCGAGACCCTGCACGTCGACGGAGGGGTCTGA
- the asnB gene encoding asparagine synthase (glutamine-hydrolyzing), whose amino-acid sequence MCGIAGWVVREGGPGREDPGLPEGMARTMSCRGPDDRGVWRDGHATLVHTRLAVIDVPGGHQPMTAARPGVPVDGPADGEQPLAVLAYNGEVYNFRELRAELAGRGHRFTTRSDTEVVLHAYLEWGERCVERLEGMFAFAVWDPRRRSLFLARDRFGIKPLYYAPLADGLVFASEPKTLLAHPAVRPTVDLDGLRVLFSMARAPGESVYRAIRDLPPGHTLVHGEGGTVLRRYWQLEARPHEHDLDTTVRTVRELLESSVARELVSDVPLSVLLSGGLDSSTVAALAARALAAENGGRVRTTTVTYSGYSDNFQPDLVRSAPDAPYARAVADHIGADHLEIELTTADLIAPAARRAVLRAQDIPAPFGDMDTSTYQAFAGVSRHSKVALTGESADEIFGGYSWVHIPDLAYEEQFPWVAFEQWHPGTREGLGQGLLSPAFKSRLDMGSYYAERYAQAMAGIPRLPGEDTEERRAREVCHLHLTHWLPRLLERNDRLSMISGLEVRVPFCDHRLVQYAYNIPWRLKTFDGREKSLLRAAAADLLPEQVLERPKAPFPVSQDATYTKALHQEFAEVLADPAAPVRPLLDLEAARAVITPEGEAAAQDWLHRMNVEMVVQVDRWLRDQGGVLDL is encoded by the coding sequence ATGTGCGGCATCGCAGGCTGGGTGGTCCGAGAGGGCGGACCGGGCCGAGAGGACCCCGGGCTCCCGGAGGGCATGGCACGGACGATGTCCTGCCGCGGACCGGACGACCGGGGCGTGTGGCGGGACGGGCACGCGACACTCGTCCACACCCGGCTGGCCGTCATCGACGTACCCGGCGGCCATCAGCCGATGACCGCGGCCCGCCCCGGCGTCCCGGTGGACGGCCCGGCCGACGGGGAGCAGCCGCTCGCGGTCCTCGCCTACAACGGCGAGGTGTACAACTTCCGTGAGCTGCGCGCCGAGCTGGCCGGCCGCGGCCACCGCTTCACCACGCGCAGCGACACCGAGGTGGTCCTGCACGCCTATCTGGAGTGGGGCGAGCGGTGCGTGGAGCGCCTGGAGGGCATGTTCGCCTTCGCCGTCTGGGACCCGCGCCGCCGCAGCCTCTTCCTCGCCCGGGACCGCTTCGGCATCAAGCCCCTCTACTACGCGCCGCTCGCCGACGGCCTGGTCTTCGCCTCCGAGCCCAAGACCCTGCTGGCCCACCCGGCGGTGCGGCCCACGGTCGACCTCGACGGCCTGCGCGTGCTGTTCTCCATGGCCCGCGCGCCCGGCGAGAGCGTCTACCGCGCCATCCGCGACCTGCCCCCCGGCCACACCCTCGTCCACGGCGAGGGGGGCACGGTCCTGCGCCGCTACTGGCAACTGGAGGCCCGCCCGCACGAGCACGACCTCGACACCACGGTCCGCACCGTGCGCGAGCTGCTCGAGAGCAGTGTCGCCCGCGAGCTGGTCTCCGACGTGCCGCTGAGCGTCCTGCTCTCCGGCGGGCTCGACTCCAGCACGGTCGCCGCGCTCGCCGCCCGCGCGCTCGCCGCGGAGAACGGCGGGCGGGTGCGCACCACCACCGTCACCTACAGCGGATACAGCGACAACTTCCAGCCCGACCTGGTGCGCAGCGCCCCCGACGCGCCCTATGCGCGCGCGGTCGCCGACCACATCGGCGCCGACCACCTGGAGATCGAGCTGACCACGGCGGACCTCATCGCCCCGGCCGCCCGCCGGGCCGTGCTGCGCGCCCAGGACATTCCCGCGCCGTTCGGCGACATGGACACCTCCACGTACCAGGCGTTCGCCGGGGTGAGCCGGCACTCCAAGGTGGCGCTCACCGGCGAGAGCGCCGACGAGATCTTCGGCGGCTATAGCTGGGTGCACATCCCCGACCTGGCGTACGAGGAGCAGTTCCCGTGGGTCGCCTTCGAGCAGTGGCACCCCGGCACCCGCGAGGGCCTGGGCCAAGGGCTGCTCTCCCCGGCCTTCAAGTCCCGCCTGGACATGGGCTCCTACTACGCCGAGCGGTACGCGCAGGCCATGGCTGGCATCCCCCGGCTGCCCGGTGAGGACACCGAGGAGCGCCGGGCCCGCGAGGTCTGCCACCTCCACCTCACGCACTGGCTGCCCCGGCTGCTGGAGCGCAACGACCGGCTCAGCATGATCTCCGGCCTGGAGGTGCGGGTGCCGTTCTGCGACCACCGCCTCGTGCAGTACGCGTACAACATCCCCTGGCGGCTGAAGACCTTCGACGGCCGGGAGAAGAGCCTGCTGCGGGCCGCCGCCGCGGACCTGCTGCCCGAACAGGTGCTGGAGCGGCCCAAGGCCCCCTTCCCGGTGAGCCAGGACGCCACCTACACCAAGGCCCTGCACCAGGAGTTCGCCGAGGTGCTGGCCGATCCGGCGGCGCCCGTACGGCCGCTGCTGGACCTGGAGGCGGCCCGTGCCGTCATCACCCCCGAGGGCGAGGCGGCCGCCCAGGACTGGCTGCACCGGATGAACGTCGAGATGGTCGTCCAGGTCGACCGCTGGCTCCGGGACCAGGGCGGCGTCCTGGATCTGTGA
- a CDS encoding beta-ketoacyl-ACP synthase 3, whose protein sequence is MTAIQDTQVLRHSRILSVGVHRPQRSVPNSEIAERTGLDPDWIERRSGIRSRRYAAPEETLPAMATAAAEKALAAAGIGADQLGTVVVATITSMEQMPAVAVEVAHRLGAARAAAFDVSAACAGFCHAVALASDLVRLGRSEYVLVIGAERMTDILDHQDRDTAFLFADGAGAVVLGPSDEPGVGPVVWRADGTRNAALKMTAPWHDGTGRRPDDRPAITMSGWKVYRWATEELVPAAHRMLELAGVTADQLDAFIPHQANMLITDHVVGELGLTGRTAVARDIVTSGNSSAASIPLAMEELLSSGRAPSGGLALLIGFGAGLVYAGQVVRLP, encoded by the coding sequence ATGACAGCGATCCAGGACACCCAGGTCCTGCGCCACAGCCGCATCCTCTCGGTCGGCGTGCACCGGCCGCAGCGGTCGGTCCCCAACAGCGAGATAGCCGAACGGACCGGGCTCGACCCGGACTGGATCGAACGCCGCTCGGGCATCCGGTCCCGCCGCTACGCCGCACCCGAGGAGACCCTGCCCGCCATGGCGACGGCCGCCGCCGAGAAGGCCCTGGCCGCCGCCGGCATCGGCGCCGACCAGCTCGGCACGGTCGTCGTCGCCACCATCACCTCGATGGAACAGATGCCCGCCGTCGCCGTGGAGGTCGCGCACCGGCTGGGCGCCGCACGGGCCGCCGCCTTCGACGTCTCGGCCGCCTGCGCCGGCTTCTGCCACGCCGTCGCCCTCGCCTCCGACCTGGTCCGGCTCGGCCGGTCCGAGTACGTGCTGGTCATCGGCGCCGAGCGGATGACCGACATCCTCGACCACCAGGACCGCGACACCGCCTTCCTGTTCGCCGACGGCGCGGGCGCCGTCGTCCTCGGCCCCTCCGACGAGCCCGGCGTCGGCCCCGTCGTCTGGCGGGCCGACGGCACCCGCAACGCGGCCCTGAAGATGACCGCCCCCTGGCACGACGGCACCGGCCGGCGGCCCGACGACCGGCCGGCCATCACCATGTCCGGCTGGAAGGTCTACCGCTGGGCCACCGAGGAACTCGTGCCCGCCGCCCACCGGATGCTGGAGCTGGCGGGCGTCACCGCCGACCAGCTCGACGCGTTCATCCCGCACCAGGCCAACATGCTCATCACCGACCATGTCGTCGGCGAGCTGGGCCTGACCGGACGCACCGCCGTCGCCCGCGACATCGTCACCTCCGGCAACAGCTCCGCCGCCTCCATCCCGCTCGCCATGGAAGAGCTGCTCTCCTCCGGCCGCGCCCCCTCCGGCGGCCTCGCCCTCCTGATCGGCTTCGGCGCCGGCCTGGTCTACGCGGGACAGGTCGTACGGCTCCCCTGA
- a CDS encoding anthrone oxygenase family protein: MVEPVQILLPVALFAGGLAAGGLAISVLAAPLFTTLPTGMYVPVHKGLVTRFDPFMPVSLLSCLLCDLALAALGDRTAVRLLAALAALLLAAAMTVSLTRNVPINRWLSTLDPQDLPVDFDRLDPRERWIRWNRVRGSLAVAALLTNVAAAAVLI, from the coding sequence GTGGTCGAGCCGGTTCAGATCCTGCTGCCCGTAGCACTGTTCGCCGGCGGCCTCGCGGCCGGTGGCCTGGCCATATCCGTTCTCGCGGCGCCCCTGTTCACCACCCTGCCCACCGGGATGTACGTGCCCGTGCACAAGGGGCTCGTGACCCGTTTCGACCCGTTCATGCCGGTGTCGCTGCTGAGCTGCCTGCTGTGCGACCTGGCCCTGGCCGCCCTCGGGGACCGGACCGCGGTGCGTCTGCTCGCCGCCCTCGCCGCGCTGCTGCTGGCCGCCGCCATGACGGTGTCGCTCACCCGCAACGTCCCGATCAACCGGTGGCTGTCCACGCTCGATCCGCAGGACCTGCCCGTGGACTTCGACCGGCTCGACCCCCGGGAGCGCTGGATCCGCTGGAACCGGGTGCGCGGCTCGCTCGCCGTCGCCGCGCTGCTCACCAACGTCGCCGCGGCCGCCGTACTCATCTGA
- a CDS encoding antibiotic biosynthesis monooxygenase family protein, which produces MSTAPGRVRVLLHLRAEAEQVPQVEEAYHLISKELDGTPGLLGNELLRDLTAPGGYAVLSAWDSLAAFRAWEEGAAHRGTTSPLRAFQDRGRPSPFALFEVAAAY; this is translated from the coding sequence ATGAGCACCGCCCCCGGCCGGGTCCGGGTGCTGCTGCATCTGCGGGCGGAGGCCGAGCAGGTGCCGCAGGTCGAGGAGGCGTACCACCTCATCAGCAAGGAACTCGACGGCACCCCGGGTCTGTTGGGCAACGAGCTGCTGCGCGATCTGACCGCCCCCGGCGGGTACGCGGTCCTCAGTGCCTGGGACAGCCTGGCGGCCTTCCGGGCCTGGGAGGAGGGGGCGGCCCACCGGGGCACCACGTCCCCGCTGCGCGCCTTCCAGGACCGCGGCCGTCCGAGCCCGTTCGCCCTGTTCGAGGTGGCGGCCGCGTACTGA
- a CDS encoding DUF6069 family protein — MSATPARSGARGDSRVRVRALAVVGAVLAGALIWLVAHGPFDLDLRVPDGPGSTSTSELPLTVVVVSVAVVSLLGWGLLALLERFAPGRARTVWTVLAVAVLVLSLFAPLFAEGLSAGNRITLVLLHLTVGAFLVPAFRRGAAPE; from the coding sequence ATGTCCGCAACCCCCGCCCGTTCCGGCGCGCGCGGCGACAGCCGGGTGCGCGTCCGCGCGCTCGCCGTCGTCGGCGCGGTCCTCGCCGGCGCCCTGATCTGGCTCGTCGCCCACGGCCCGTTCGACCTGGACCTGCGGGTCCCGGACGGCCCCGGCTCCACGTCCACCAGCGAACTGCCGCTCACCGTCGTGGTCGTCTCGGTCGCGGTGGTCTCCCTGCTGGGCTGGGGCCTGCTCGCCCTGCTGGAGCGCTTCGCGCCCGGCCGCGCGCGTACGGTCTGGACCGTCCTCGCCGTGGCGGTGCTCGTGCTGTCGCTGTTCGCCCCGCTGTTCGCCGAGGGGCTCTCGGCGGGCAACCGGATCACCCTGGTCCTGCTGCACCTCACGGTCGGGGCGTTCCTGGTGCCCGCCTTCCGCCGGGGAGCGGCGCCGGAGTGA
- a CDS encoding methyltransferase, whose amino-acid sequence MTAVVGPAMTAALPPHVRLLLLTDGKRISRVLHVVAELDIAGALADGPLTVAALAERTGTHADALGRVLRVAAAFGVLAEEPDGRYTLTDVGQALRADVPGSQRDMVLYNGDDMLWRSYGELMHTVRTGRPAFEKVYGHGFFEHLERDPAAGALFDRAMTGMSRATSRMLLDSYDFGRFPRLADVGGGRGLFLAELLARHPGVRGTLVDRPAVVDEAPKLLEEAGVADRVEVVPGDFFDELPAGRDAYVLKAVLHDWDDERAAAILRRIHEALREVPEGRLLICEFLVGPANDWDRGKLLDLDMLVRFGGRERGEDQWRALLATAGFELVNEPVAGRWAVLECRPVPDGR is encoded by the coding sequence ATGACCGCAGTGGTCGGCCCGGCGATGACCGCCGCGCTGCCGCCCCATGTGCGGCTGCTGCTGCTCACCGACGGCAAGCGCATCTCCCGCGTGCTGCACGTCGTCGCCGAACTCGACATCGCCGGAGCCCTCGCCGACGGCCCGCTCACGGTCGCCGCCCTCGCCGAGCGGACCGGCACCCACGCGGACGCGCTGGGCCGGGTGCTGCGGGTGGCCGCCGCGTTCGGCGTCCTCGCCGAGGAACCCGACGGCCGCTACACGCTCACCGACGTCGGCCAGGCCCTGCGCGCGGACGTGCCCGGCAGCCAGCGGGACATGGTCCTCTACAACGGCGACGACATGCTGTGGCGCTCCTACGGCGAGCTGATGCACACCGTGCGCACCGGCCGCCCCGCGTTCGAGAAGGTCTACGGCCACGGCTTCTTCGAGCACCTGGAGCGCGACCCGGCCGCGGGCGCCCTGTTCGACCGGGCGATGACCGGGATGAGCCGGGCCACCTCCCGCATGCTGCTGGACTCCTACGACTTCGGACGCTTCCCGCGCCTCGCCGACGTGGGCGGCGGCCGGGGCCTGTTCCTCGCCGAGCTGCTCGCCCGCCACCCCGGGGTACGGGGCACGCTCGTCGACCGGCCCGCGGTGGTGGACGAGGCGCCCAAGCTGCTGGAGGAGGCCGGGGTCGCCGACCGCGTCGAGGTGGTGCCGGGCGACTTCTTCGACGAACTGCCGGCGGGCCGCGACGCCTATGTCCTCAAGGCCGTCCTGCACGACTGGGACGACGAACGGGCCGCCGCGATCCTGCGCCGGATCCACGAGGCTCTGCGGGAGGTGCCCGAAGGGCGGCTGCTGATCTGCGAGTTCCTGGTCGGTCCCGCCAACGACTGGGACCGCGGCAAGTTGCTCGACCTGGACATGCTCGTCCGGTTCGGCGGCCGGGAGCGCGGCGAGGACCAGTGGCGCGCGCTGCTCGCGACGGCGGGCTTCGAGCTGGTGAACGAGCCGGTCGCCGGGCGCTGGGCGGTGCTGGAGTGCCGCCCGGTCCCCGACGGCCGATGA
- a CDS encoding AfsR/SARP family transcriptional regulator, translating to MDVTPSAPKVRQVLALLALRTNSTVPLHQLVQELWEERPPSSAATTLQTYIYQLRKLPGLSDQQPGSPATGHALVTTPGGYQLSGPHGCLDTQEFAELADRGRAAIEKGAVADGADLLQRALAVWRGPALGDMTPGPVVGIDALRLEERRYEVLEQRINADLLLGRHHQLISELTALAADNPTREGLHAKLMLSLHRAGRRPEALEVFQRLRGVLARELGLEPCSELQRLHQQLLAGDSRLDLPEGQLTVPTAPGGEPPVTLPAHVPLIGRRTECAQVCKALTEYPEGQGPMCVAVGGPPGAGCTAVAVAVAHRLGDVFADGRLYVSFGDPAAPRPVEDVLADVLIAAGHRRAELPEGRAARARLLRAWTAGRRVLLVVDDVTSSHQITDLLPADSGSAVLVAGLRRLSGSRIRMRVDIGPLRAEDAVDLCRATLGRGPQLADEPGLRTLLDLCDHLPGPVLDAVNLLALRPHWTVWRLIDWMNRERQQTAAAQRTHPCDRLIRRSGCLDPGLRETLGKLAARPQNVVTVEEVASVLGRSTIEAEELLEELVELFLLDVELSVGCSPSEGFFQYRLPRLLRTALRVAPAYA from the coding sequence GTGGATGTCACGCCGTCCGCCCCCAAGGTCAGACAGGTGCTGGCGCTGCTGGCCCTGCGGACCAACTCCACAGTCCCGCTCCACCAGCTCGTCCAGGAACTGTGGGAGGAGCGCCCGCCGTCCAGCGCCGCGACCACCTTGCAGACGTACATCTACCAACTGCGCAAGCTGCCCGGACTCTCCGACCAGCAGCCGGGCTCCCCCGCCACCGGCCACGCGCTCGTGACCACCCCCGGCGGCTACCAGCTCTCCGGACCGCACGGCTGCCTGGACACCCAGGAGTTCGCGGAGCTGGCCGACCGGGGCAGAGCCGCCATAGAGAAGGGCGCCGTGGCCGACGGCGCCGACCTGCTCCAGCGGGCCCTCGCCGTATGGCGGGGGCCCGCTCTCGGTGACATGACCCCCGGCCCGGTCGTCGGCATCGACGCGCTCAGGCTGGAGGAGCGCCGCTACGAGGTCCTGGAGCAGCGCATCAACGCCGATCTGCTGCTCGGCCGTCACCACCAGCTCATCAGCGAACTGACCGCGCTGGCCGCGGACAACCCCACCCGGGAGGGCCTGCACGCCAAGCTGATGCTCTCCCTGCACCGGGCCGGCCGGCGGCCGGAGGCACTGGAGGTGTTCCAGCGGCTGCGCGGTGTCCTGGCCAGGGAGCTCGGTCTGGAACCCTGCTCGGAACTCCAGCGGCTGCACCAGCAGTTGCTGGCCGGGGACAGCCGGCTCGACCTGCCCGAGGGGCAGCTCACCGTGCCCACGGCGCCGGGCGGCGAGCCGCCCGTGACCCTGCCCGCCCACGTCCCGCTGATCGGCAGGCGGACCGAGTGCGCCCAGGTCTGCAAGGCGCTCACCGAGTACCCGGAAGGACAGGGCCCGATGTGCGTGGCCGTCGGAGGGCCACCCGGGGCGGGGTGCACGGCGGTGGCCGTGGCGGTCGCCCACCGCCTCGGGGACGTCTTCGCCGACGGCCGGCTGTACGTCTCCTTCGGCGACCCGGCCGCACCCCGGCCGGTCGAGGACGTGCTCGCCGATGTGCTCATCGCCGCCGGGCACCGGCGCGCCGAGCTGCCGGAGGGGCGGGCCGCGCGGGCCCGGCTGCTGCGCGCGTGGACCGCGGGCCGCCGGGTGCTGCTGGTGGTCGACGATGTGACGTCGAGCCATCAGATCACCGATCTGCTGCCCGCGGACTCCGGTTCGGCCGTCCTCGTGGCCGGGCTGCGCCGGCTGAGCGGCAGCCGTATCCGGATGCGCGTGGACATCGGCCCGCTGCGCGCGGAGGACGCAGTGGACCTGTGCCGCGCCACGCTGGGGCGCGGTCCGCAGCTCGCCGACGAACCCGGACTGCGGACGCTGCTCGACCTCTGCGACCACCTGCCCGGACCGGTGCTCGACGCGGTGAATCTGCTGGCGCTGCGGCCGCACTGGACGGTGTGGCGGCTCATCGACTGGATGAACCGCGAACGGCAGCAGACGGCCGCGGCCCAGCGGACCCACCCCTGCGACCGTCTGATCCGCCGCAGCGGCTGCCTGGACCCCGGTCTGCGCGAGACGCTCGGCAAGCTCGCCGCCCGGCCGCAGAACGTGGTGACGGTGGAGGAGGTCGCCTCGGTCCTCGGCCGCAGCACCATCGAGGCCGAGGAACTCCTGGAGGAACTGGTCGAGTTGTTCCTCCTCGACGTCGAGCTGTCCGTCGGCTGCTCGCCCTCCGAGGGCTTCTTCCAGTACCGGCTGCCCCGGCTGCTGCGCACCGCCTTACGGGTGGCACCCGCCTACGCCTGA